A section of the Polyangiaceae bacterium genome encodes:
- the maf gene encoding septum formation protein Maf — MNRALNLILGSASPRRAELLRGVGLSFEVSPADVDESVWDGESAEAYLERVSQLKLEAVARSLAAGERRLLLVADTSVVCEETILGKPADVAQAHEMLLKLVGREHRVMTCYRLAWYTTSLEPICCRTETTWVAFRHCSSKSLLSYAGTEEGLDKAGAYAIQGIGAYLVSGIRGSYSNVVGLPVCALVEDLERLGVIEDFPA, encoded by the coding sequence ATGAATCGTGCCTTGAACCTGATCCTAGGATCCGCTTCACCCAGGAGAGCTGAGCTACTCCGCGGGGTGGGTCTCTCGTTCGAGGTCTCTCCGGCGGACGTCGACGAAAGTGTCTGGGACGGCGAAAGCGCGGAGGCGTACCTGGAGCGAGTGAGCCAACTCAAGCTCGAGGCGGTTGCGCGCAGCCTGGCCGCTGGTGAGCGCCGACTGCTCTTGGTCGCCGATACCAGCGTCGTCTGCGAAGAGACCATCCTGGGTAAGCCGGCGGACGTGGCTCAGGCGCACGAAATGCTCCTCAAGCTCGTCGGTCGCGAGCACCGCGTGATGACGTGCTATCGCCTCGCATGGTACACGACGAGCCTCGAGCCGATTTGTTGTCGTACGGAAACGACCTGGGTTGCCTTCCGCCACTGCTCGTCGAAGTCGCTGCTCAGCTATGCGGGGACCGAGGAAGGCCTGGACAAGGCGGGCGCCTACGCGATTCAGGGCATTGGCGCGTACTTGGTCTCGGGGATTCGCGGGTCCTATTCCAACGTTGTCGGACTGCCGGTCTGCGCGTTGGTCGAGGATCTTGAGCGGCTTGGCGTGATCGAAGACTTCCCCGCATGA
- a CDS encoding polysaccharide export protein: MRPVASISSHMRPLVVWLFCVSLFFVGCGSSGPAVRGTLPPVEESSQLGPGDVFKMQIVGEKDLPEEYQIASDGTVALPYLERLEVGGLEPQEVAKLVTKELKGRKILQKPVVIVRVEAYNSRKVTVLGEVQKPGSFPYQPGLTLIQAVSQAGGFNSIAKLDQLRLTRQRKKGGDVTVVVSAEAITEGTAPDIPLQAGDRIYVPQRVF, encoded by the coding sequence GTGCGTCCGGTGGCCAGCATCTCGAGCCACATGCGTCCGCTCGTCGTCTGGCTGTTTTGTGTATCCCTTTTCTTCGTGGGATGCGGGAGTTCAGGGCCGGCGGTTCGGGGGACGCTGCCTCCGGTCGAGGAATCGAGCCAACTCGGGCCGGGCGACGTCTTCAAGATGCAGATCGTTGGCGAGAAGGATCTGCCCGAAGAGTACCAAATCGCTTCTGACGGCACGGTGGCGTTGCCCTACTTGGAGCGCTTGGAGGTCGGCGGTCTCGAGCCCCAAGAAGTCGCCAAGCTCGTTACCAAGGAGCTTAAGGGGCGCAAGATCCTGCAGAAGCCCGTCGTCATCGTGCGGGTCGAGGCGTACAACAGTCGCAAGGTGACGGTGCTCGGCGAAGTTCAGAAGCCGGGTAGCTTCCCCTATCAACCCGGGTTGACGCTGATTCAAGCCGTGTCCCAAGCCGGCGGATTCAACAGCATCGCCAAGCTCGATCAGCTGCGACTGACCCGGCAAAGAAAAAAGGGCGGCGACGTAACCGTTGTTGTCTCAGCTGAGGCGATCACCGAGGGAACCGCACCAGACATTCCGCTGCAGGCCGGAGATCGAATTTACGTGCCGCAGCGGGTTTTCTAG
- a CDS encoding outer membrane beta-barrel protein, whose translation MKKIFAAATLCAASLATGVAGAQSQPWLADRRLGEGPGIRTGDLELHPGIAGELGYDSNYFQASGESGEPEIAAYRLRITPSLSLSTLGAQRAPDAKNRSLAFRANVSASYNELIAADSANSDQVADQRHVSIGAGLKLDIAPTRPWGGDVFADYVRLIQPSNSPDTNLAFDRDTIRAGAGVIWRPGGGLFDWRLGYEFETTLFEQDSFTEFNNQQHSIKTRGRWRFLPRTALMYDASFGFLRYTKDTGQQNSTPVRARVGVNGLVTNRFALLALVGWGASFYESRDGKPVQDFDSLIAQGELKWFVTPQPDLEATSAGVGLSSVAVGYLRDFRNSYLGDYYQLDRGYLRFDYFLGGSVVVAVEGGVSHVTYPDSFFQSSALRFGSFTENRVDASIFGEYRTSDSFGLNATLRYNANLSENRVPISEDPTAGTDNLKFSRYEVWLGARWFM comes from the coding sequence ATGAAGAAGATCTTTGCTGCGGCCACGCTGTGTGCCGCTTCCTTGGCGACTGGTGTTGCGGGGGCTCAATCGCAGCCCTGGCTTGCCGATCGCCGGTTGGGCGAGGGACCGGGTATTCGAACTGGTGACCTGGAGCTTCATCCCGGAATCGCGGGCGAGCTGGGCTACGACTCCAACTACTTCCAAGCCTCAGGGGAGTCGGGAGAGCCGGAGATCGCAGCATACCGCCTACGAATCACGCCGTCGTTGTCGTTGAGCACGCTTGGGGCCCAGCGCGCTCCTGATGCCAAGAATCGTTCGCTTGCCTTCCGGGCGAACGTCTCCGCCAGCTACAACGAGTTGATCGCCGCGGATAGCGCCAACAGTGATCAGGTCGCCGACCAAAGGCACGTCAGCATCGGGGCGGGTCTCAAGCTGGATATCGCTCCGACGCGTCCTTGGGGTGGGGATGTATTTGCCGACTACGTACGCCTGATCCAGCCGTCCAACTCTCCGGACACGAACTTGGCGTTTGACCGAGATACCATCCGGGCTGGGGCAGGCGTGATCTGGCGTCCAGGAGGTGGGCTGTTCGATTGGCGTCTTGGCTACGAGTTCGAGACAACGCTGTTTGAACAGGACTCGTTTACCGAATTCAACAACCAGCAACACAGCATCAAGACGCGCGGGCGCTGGCGCTTCCTGCCTCGAACCGCGTTGATGTATGACGCGTCGTTCGGCTTCCTCCGTTACACCAAAGACACTGGGCAGCAGAATTCGACGCCGGTTCGGGCGCGGGTCGGGGTGAACGGTTTGGTGACGAATCGTTTCGCGTTGCTCGCGCTGGTTGGCTGGGGCGCCTCGTTCTACGAATCCCGGGACGGGAAACCGGTTCAAGACTTCGACAGCCTGATCGCCCAAGGCGAACTGAAGTGGTTTGTGACACCACAGCCAGACCTCGAGGCGACTTCAGCCGGTGTTGGCCTGTCGTCCGTTGCCGTGGGGTACCTGCGAGATTTCCGCAATAGCTACCTCGGTGACTACTATCAGCTTGATCGCGGGTATCTGCGTTTCGACTACTTCCTGGGGGGATCGGTGGTCGTGGCCGTCGAGGGTGGTGTGTCACACGTCACTTACCCCGACTCCTTCTTCCAGAGCAGTGCCTTGCGTTTCGGCAGCTTCACCGAGAATCGCGTGGACGCCTCAATCTTCGGCGAATATCGAACCAGCGATAGTTTCGGGCTGAACGCGACGCTGCGTTACAACGCCAACCTAAGCGAGAACCGCGTCCCGATTTCGGAAGACCCAACCGCTGGGACCGACAACTTGAAGTTCAGTCGCTACGAGGTTTGGCTCGGGGCGCGCTGGTTCATGTGA
- a CDS encoding AgmX/PglI C-terminal domain-containing protein: MTQQPQAQGPGQQRPGQMTAVMRAVMATGPKVLRIGLVQNGRVIEERIIKQRTHVTVGPSERSMFVVAVGNIPANFRLFELVGNQYALNFLDGMTGRVALPTGISDLNVLRGQARRTQQGAYQVALTEDSRGKVVIGDTTFLFQFVAPPPVQPRPQLPVSVTRGATSIDWPTTMIAAFSFLAHLMAIGLIYSDWLDPIIDENVNVQGLIDTVKNLPPPPPLEDPTPEDETPTETKDAKEPEKKTASAGQKAPGKAAGGGNMSAKEAAALSNELEQLEMQTLGALAGQGPATAGVLQDGEVTTDALDRAAASGAGVGTSGPGGLSIPGGGGPLRPGASGGGLGSIGATGKAGGEGSGTGGKVKGPTGSAAVGGAAVAGGNVSNASRVVAGMRAGFRACYQRGLAQNPDAQGSIRLSIRVGPGGEVQGVSASSSGNLPGSVVSCVQSRASAAQFSPPEGGSAVISVPVTFVKQN; this comes from the coding sequence ATGACGCAACAGCCCCAAGCTCAAGGACCTGGACAACAACGCCCTGGCCAGATGACCGCAGTGATGCGGGCCGTCATGGCGACCGGCCCCAAGGTTCTGCGAATCGGCCTGGTTCAAAACGGACGCGTCATTGAGGAGCGCATCATCAAGCAGCGCACTCACGTGACGGTGGGCCCTTCCGAGCGCAGCATGTTCGTCGTTGCCGTGGGGAACATCCCAGCGAACTTCCGGCTATTCGAGCTGGTTGGCAATCAGTACGCCCTCAACTTCCTGGACGGAATGACGGGTCGCGTGGCGCTGCCGACGGGCATCAGCGACCTGAACGTTCTACGTGGGCAGGCGAGGCGCACCCAACAAGGTGCTTACCAGGTCGCCCTTACCGAGGATTCCCGAGGCAAGGTGGTGATCGGGGACACGACGTTCCTCTTCCAGTTCGTCGCACCCCCTCCGGTTCAACCGCGACCGCAGCTTCCAGTTTCCGTCACTCGCGGGGCCACGAGCATCGACTGGCCGACGACGATGATCGCGGCGTTTTCGTTTCTCGCGCATCTCATGGCGATCGGCTTGATCTACTCAGATTGGCTCGACCCGATCATCGACGAGAACGTGAATGTGCAGGGCTTGATCGACACGGTGAAAAACCTACCCCCTCCGCCCCCGCTCGAGGATCCGACCCCGGAGGACGAGACTCCCACCGAGACCAAGGATGCGAAGGAGCCCGAGAAGAAGACCGCTTCCGCAGGGCAAAAGGCGCCTGGCAAAGCTGCCGGCGGTGGCAACATGAGCGCGAAAGAGGCAGCAGCGCTGTCCAACGAGTTGGAGCAGCTCGAGATGCAAACCTTGGGCGCCCTGGCTGGTCAGGGCCCGGCAACCGCCGGCGTGCTCCAAGATGGTGAGGTGACCACCGACGCCCTGGACCGTGCTGCCGCGAGCGGCGCGGGTGTTGGCACCAGCGGTCCTGGTGGCCTGAGCATCCCTGGGGGGGGCGGCCCGCTACGCCCCGGTGCCTCTGGCGGAGGACTCGGATCCATTGGCGCAACCGGCAAAGCTGGCGGAGAAGGCAGTGGTACCGGGGGCAAGGTGAAGGGGCCAACCGGTAGCGCTGCAGTTGGCGGCGCCGCGGTTGCAGGCGGTAACGTGAGCAACGCGAGCCGGGTAGTGGCTGGTATGCGCGCTGGTTTCCGTGCGTGCTACCAGCGTGGTCTGGCTCAAAACCCGGATGCGCAGGGAAGCATCCGACTCAGCATCCGAGTGGGCCCAGGCGGTGAGGTGCAGGGGGTCTCGGCCTCTTCGAGCGGCAATTTGCCAGGATCCGTCGTCAGCTGCGTCCAGTCTCGCGCCAGCGCCGCCCAGTTCTCTCCCCCAGAAGGCGGTAGCGCTGTCATCAGCGTGCCGGTCACCTTCGTGAAGCAGAACTGA
- a CDS encoding tetratricopeptide repeat protein produces the protein MRYGILLALALATAQIGCSKKGTTEAQNPVGPPPNSAVGGGQVATPEGAQYAQTDGLSSGEASNRPQMNADAASAYNAGLEAFKNGDLDTAKKQFEAAISADSKAYRAYFSLGAVKERIDDEDGALRSYQKAIDVVKDYEPAIVAYAMLLASKKRFGEAESFLQSKSAAMPKSAAIPAAQAELKSIQKDSAGAQKLAQMALKRNPDYRPAMVTLARDHYRNRRLDLALYTLRAILDGFGDENPPRDKANAEARLLRALILREMGKRNAALDEFKEAVAARPDLVEARVSLAAFMLESGNAVEAAGLLEGALKYDRRNLLAHLNLGDAYRLLGRPDAALKELEVVKSREPTLAKTYYNLGLLYLFGGQMSGVDKKTAAEKAITAFEKYKELHPRAQPGDPDDTDELIVRAKSQKAIAEAEAKAPPPPPPAAPAAPAAGDAKAGDAKTPAKEEPKKGSSASF, from the coding sequence ATGCGATACGGAATTCTACTCGCCCTAGCGCTCGCTACCGCTCAGATCGGTTGCTCCAAGAAAGGCACGACCGAGGCGCAGAACCCTGTCGGGCCTCCGCCTAACTCGGCGGTTGGTGGTGGACAAGTTGCGACCCCCGAAGGCGCGCAGTACGCCCAGACCGACGGCCTATCGAGCGGCGAGGCATCCAACCGGCCGCAGATGAACGCCGACGCGGCGTCCGCGTACAACGCGGGCCTTGAAGCCTTCAAGAACGGCGACCTCGACACCGCGAAGAAGCAGTTCGAGGCTGCTATCTCAGCCGATTCGAAAGCCTACCGTGCCTACTTCTCGCTCGGTGCGGTCAAGGAGCGGATCGACGACGAAGACGGCGCGCTCCGCAGCTATCAAAAGGCCATCGATGTAGTGAAGGACTACGAGCCAGCCATCGTCGCGTACGCGATGCTGCTCGCTTCCAAGAAGCGCTTTGGTGAAGCCGAGTCATTCCTGCAGTCCAAGTCCGCGGCGATGCCGAAGAGCGCGGCGATTCCGGCCGCTCAGGCGGAGTTGAAGAGTATCCAGAAGGACTCTGCGGGAGCCCAAAAGCTCGCGCAGATGGCGCTCAAGCGGAACCCTGACTACCGCCCCGCGATGGTCACCCTGGCGCGCGATCACTACCGCAACCGTCGACTGGATCTCGCCCTCTACACCTTGCGGGCCATCCTCGATGGGTTTGGAGACGAAAACCCGCCGCGCGACAAAGCGAACGCGGAAGCTCGCTTGCTGCGCGCCTTGATCCTCCGGGAAATGGGTAAGCGCAACGCCGCGCTCGACGAGTTCAAGGAAGCGGTCGCCGCGCGCCCCGATCTGGTAGAGGCGCGAGTCAGCCTCGCGGCGTTCATGCTCGAGTCTGGCAATGCGGTCGAGGCGGCGGGCCTCCTCGAGGGCGCCCTGAAGTACGACCGTCGGAACCTGCTCGCCCATCTGAACTTGGGCGATGCGTACCGGCTCCTCGGGCGCCCCGACGCCGCGCTGAAGGAACTGGAGGTGGTGAAGTCGCGCGAACCCACCTTGGCAAAGACCTACTACAACCTGGGACTGCTCTACCTTTTCGGCGGGCAGATGTCGGGTGTCGACAAGAAGACCGCAGCGGAGAAGGCGATCACGGCCTTCGAGAAGTACAAAGAGCTACACCCTCGCGCGCAGCCTGGCGATCCGGATGACACGGATGAGCTGATCGTGCGGGCGAAGAGCCAGAAGGCAATTGCCGAAGCCGAGGCCAAGGCTCCACCTCCGCCTCCACCGGCCGCGCCTGCGGCGCCTGCGGCGGGTGACGCCAAGGCAGGTGACGCCAAGACCCCAGCCAAAGAGGAGCCCAAGAAGGGCAGCTCTGCAAGTTTCTAG